The nucleotide window ACACTCACACAGAATACGTAACGTTTCtgataaattataagaaaatatgtgTCTTCATACCATGATAATTTTCTACAGGacggaaaataaaacaagtatttattaattaggtatgctatataatttaatttttttaattttctgtacTTAAAGCCTTGTTGGTACGAACCTAATAATAACTACTAACTAAGAACTAAGGTGTTTATTGAAATAGATACAGTACAGTTTAATGTAGTTATTCATAGGTATTATAAGAATTGTAAGTAATAACTTTGCTTTGCCTTATCTACAAATAGTCATCTATTTCTTTAGAAGGTAATTTtaaggtaaaatattaaattcacaAATGTCTTTAGTTAGCGCTGGTATTTTgtgaatttttcaaaattgtatataatGTGTAAGAACTTCGAACAATCTGTGAACAaagaatacaaattaataactcTTCTTAGCtgtaataatgtttattttcaattataagtACAGCCTGAGCTAGCCCCAACTGGAGTAATGTCAAGGCTTTCATTATGGAATTAATAGTTGACGACactatatttaatgtaaaatacttctaagaatagataaaattcttaaaattttttttatgctgGCCTAGGctataaatattctataaaaatgtaatctaCTAAATTCTTCCAGACACTCTTATAAGTACATGGGAgacaatatatatacttttttattttatattatttaccgAAACGAAGGTGTTATTAGACAGCGGTATCAATGCGCCAACTGTTGGTTTTATGGGATACTTGATTCTTTCCATAAATATTATGAGGGTTCGGCGATGTTTCACAGAAAAAGAAAGCCAGTCCGTTGCATATGAGAATTCCATCAACTTATCACtctaaaaaaatcaagtaatgAATAGGCTAGTTTAATAATTGATTGATTGTTTAATACAATTACCAAGTCAATTCATTTAGGTATTTctcacattaaatatttttaaaagattgtgGTGTTCATCAGATATTGTAAGGTTTATTAATTAGCTAAATTAAACAACAACATAAGACAGGATGGACTGAATAAATTGGTAACCTTGATATTTCGCGGATCaacttgtttcttttttacaagTTTAGTTTTCATGAGATTGATATGTTTAGTGCATTTAAAAAGTTGTGCTCAAAATTATGTTCTTCATGAACTTACTTCATAAGTAAGCTTACTCccataataacaataaaataataattgtatcaacatgcacattatataaaataccattgaaataaattctaaTGATGCTGGATCAGCCTGAAAATAACCAAACATGTAATGATACCGTAATAGTGCAGCtgttaaatagtttttagaaTGATTTTTCCACTCACTATACTTTTCATAATGAAACAAGCttaatatttcaaactttttcCTACAAGAGCAATTTAAAGAACATAGCTAGTAATCAGCCTCTTGATCACTTTAAGTTCGGGATCTGAACTTCACGCGTCCAGCTATCTATTCTGATGTCAAAGCCCGCATAATAACGGCGAAGTGACGTGAGTAACGGCTGGAATGACAGGTCTATAAATTCTTATTAGTAGTATTCTTATGCGTGGCATAGCAAACAAAATACATGatatcttattttttcttatcggTGACCGATCAAGGCAGCCTGCGGTAGCCTACGATGGTCAAATCTTACGAAAGCCCGCCGTACCGAGAAAAAGGAAGAGTAAGTAAAGTGACTAGCTAGTCAATAGACATACCGAAGACCGGACAAAGATGAGAGAATTGTTAGAAAACGGAGCCGGCTAAGGTCAAATAATAGCggttgaggatgcaaccgggaacacagAAATATGAATGAAGTAAATCATAATGTTAGTACTTTGTCCTGGATTGCTCTGGGGAACCCGAGGTTTACTTATTcagaaattgtaaataaactaCTGTTCAACCATGGCGGTGATTGGGAGGCTAAAAGTATCACAATACTTTTAGCCTCCCAATCACCGCCATGGTGAAATATCTCGCTCTCTTTCTAAGCACCTGCATGCGTTTCTATCTTCTTATACTCACGGTCGTCATAGTATAAGCGGAAGTACATAGTATCAATCCACTGCTTACAAATTGGTAGAAAACTGCGTTCCCAAATATATCTTGTACTTTACCAGCCATCCTGCAGGAAGAAATTTACCATAGTTGTGTACCACCAGCTACCAGCGACTACGCTAGTTTGCTAAAATGTCATATTATAAGAAAAGCTTTTTGTCAATTAGACTTGCAGAAGTAGAATTATGAAAAATGCATCAAGTGACAATTGGAGACCAAAATAGAAAACACCTACACAATTTATAACCACATATGCATTGTcttaattaagaatattttatttaatgaaacttATTTCTAGTGCGTACtgagtaaaaaaatttttgtgatTTGTTCTCTATTCATGTTGTATTCATTATCTATTGTCAATTCATGttgttaaaaacattattaatgaaaaattgtatgtttatattctcTTAAATCTTACGTCACTATTTCTCTATGGTggatgattatttttttcaatttagtcTCCAGAATATCTGAGAAATGAGCAGacgattttttcttttctagcTCGCATTTTGCTACCAGACTTTGTAGATCCAATCTGTAAAGCAAATATCAGCTtaaatagttttctttattaatattgaagccaaataaattttgttatttgtttaccTATTCTCATTTCTCAATATTGCTAAAaggtagtacatacataaaattacgcctctttcccggagtgaaggcagagactacatctttccgctTCATACAATCCCATATAACTCGCTtaatccatattcataactctcttcatgcaagctcgtcggttaaAATAATCGTCAATAAAACGATAAACAGGTTtcgttaatatattttagaaagACACAATGCTTACTTGATAATAGTTATTTGTGTTTTGCATTGCTCTAAAAAGAAAGCTATTAAACCATCAATCAATGAATTAGCGATGGCGAACATCGATATTTGAATCCACatgtaaaaaattgttacgTAGAAGCTGAAAAAAGGGATATGTAcagcaagtaaatatgttccTCATCTGCTATCAATAAAACATATCAAGTcgatattccttgcggggtagacagagccaacagtcttgaaaatactgataggccacgtgcagctgtttggcttactgctagaattgagattcatataagtgtgacaggttgctagcccgtcgcctaaaataagaatcccttTCCTTTAGCGTTTTCATTcgtcgtcttttacgaaatccatgggagagagatggagtggtcccattcttttcctattggtgccacCACACGCACCacacactaatattataaaaaaataatatgtttgtcatctaaattaatatcatcaaaattataatttttgtcacCTTTATAAAAAGGtgacaaaagtaataattttttttactcagttcgaaaataaagattagattataaataattttctaaaatacctactaaaatttaagttaaaataaacaaaataaaattcagtttATTTACTCATAATACGggatattatgtttttattatctgtCAGCCGAATAATAAAACTCATCTAAATTAGTCCATCGCATAAACCATGACAgcgttacaaaaatatttcacatttaCAGTAAATGCTGTGAAAAAAAACTCACTGAGGATTCTGATCGGGATTATATGGGAGCCATATAGGCAAATCCACTTTTCCGTTGAATCGTTCTAATATCGGTCGAATACTCCAAAGCATGCAGGTGAATAGTCCCATGCAGTTATAAAAACCCACCACTAATAAGCTTTCGCGGACAGTATTCATTAGAAGAGGTTTATGTTCCATTTCTCCTTGGTTAAAGATTGGCCCTGAAAAAGTTCCTACACATATAccttttattagcttttatCCGCAGCTTTGTTCgcgttataaattaaaaagattccGCGTTGTCCGATATCTTTGAAAGTTTCAAGAAAGGATAGTAGCTTATGTGTGATCTAAGAAAGTAATATGCATtcacaaacaattttataaaaatcggtCCCATGGTTTTAACCGTGAAAGCAttacagacagactttcgcgtTTACGAGTacatctatctatactaatataaagctgaagagtttgttttgtttgtttgtttgtttaaacgcgctaatctcagaaactattgaaccgatttgaataattctttcactgttagatagtctatttatcccggatttcctacgggaaacgtcaacaatgcaggtgaaagttaaatgagtcggccatctgcgagctttccacgcgaacgctgcgcaaaccaacaaagatatagtaaaacaatgtactgaagatgtgaagtactcattttttgccacaaaaaagtccgcgagaacaaatatctatctcttaaggtttacttacaataaccacttttatgttcattttttaagattgttttttcattataaacataagttattttgaaaccaatttcctttaattcagtattaatccttatccaaataaatatgtttattactttcggcttttcatgtagactaaaattgccatttacagtatataaatcagacgaatatgttttgagatatagtcgttataagcaatttgcagcgaaacatttaatacggcgaaccagcgttctttctaatacgcgtgaccgtgacctattagcagctataattgataaagccgaggaggatgtttgcaaaaataaatatgatgcccaaaataactattccacgcggacgaagtcgcgggcacagctagtctataTAAGCACAGATAAGGTACGAAATTCAGTGTATTAACCTTTTGTGATTTCGATAATTTCTTCAATTTCGTCGTGCTTAATCCAAAGAACAGCTACTTTGTATAAATAGTCTGTCACTGTAAGGAACAGACACATAACTTCCGTAACTTTCTCTGGTTCATGGCGGTTctgaaattaaacaaaatttagtttaaaaaatttttaaatccatGATAGCATTggtaaaattaactttttcattataaacttaTACCTGTACacattattacataaaatcacgctctTTTCCGTGGTCCCTACTCACTTTATATGAAAccttatttcataaattacattcattcatattttttaacattcattcatgtttttaatgtagacaatgtgcatttgtcccaatttagatttaagagatctatatttgtaaaatgacgtccggtgaaaacgCTGCAGagtagtttgttccaccgcttcttctacatatGCGCTTTGtaagcggcagtagttataattagatttaagtgatgtgacgtcaggTGTGACGACCAaggtgataccttgtatccaattttgaaaataaatctattctattctacacgattaactttatttattttttaaaattatataaaaatcacgattataatataatgtgtGATACTTAACTACGTAAATCTTTAAGGCCTGCTGCATAGAGTATATCACGGTGCAGCATAGAAAAATGCATCCATAAATCCTGTGAAACCTTTTCTTAATGTTTGATGTTTCTGGATTCAAATGATAAAGCCCACACATTTTTAGTATATTTAAATGTCTCTGTAAGCTTAAATACGATAACTGTGAttccattatgaaatatttgaaaaatataaccagtattatgtgattaaaatatctttaaaattgtTGTCTTACGTGTGTCTTACACCGTTTGAAGGAAGagattaatttgaaatttgtagCGACGACTTAGAGGGCTATTGTTATATTGTCACGTCGTACTTAATTACATTTCAACTCATTTCAGTTAATTTGCGATTTGTGGTATTTAATGACAGGAACACCGTAGAAATGATTTCAATTTACCTTGACACACATGGTGTTTGGTAAATGAATGCAGAAACTGTATGATTGATGAAAGATCAAttgcatgatttttttaaataataagaataaaaaagtatgataaattgttatttatttttctagatCTTTGTCGCAACTCTTCATTTGGTCCAGTCAAaatggaataataaaaaaaataaacagttggTAGATGCTGTACTACAGcgaaaacaacaaaaatcaCTTCCATTTTGCATCACTTTCCAATACTTATGCTTTTCCACTAACGCTTAATGATCAATAACCcactattatatttaaaactagcgacccgccccggcttcgcacgaaTGCACAGctgatactaaatatatctctattagaactaactaaaggaccgcccgcaaagcggctaactaCTTAAGTCTTGTTCACTTCGCAacgggccgtgcagcagaaatcgtaatattttaatttctccacaacttcaaaaccaaacgtccaattttaatcattcaaagaccaaatattatctacataaactgtacttactgatgaaatatttattttgataaggattaatagcatgagtaaaaaaacgcgtttaaaggtagaccaaaaaaaattcaagatttttaaataaaaatgtggttgttgtgcctcactggacatagataggtatagtgtgtcgcggacttttttgtagttatttataagatctacaattagtagtagtttaggcagcgtatgcaaaataagtaactttttggttgatttttttcagtttgtgtccgaaaaatccaaatatattacggaaccctatttttttccaaaataaaatatagtatatgtTACttgtggataatgtagctttcgaatggtgaaagaatttttaaaatcagtccagtagtttttaagcctatttattacaaccaaacaaacaaagttttcctctttataatattagtgtagataaacaatcaatggaaaaatattacaaagcgAATAAAACAGTGTTTGGATTTCTGCCTCAAAAGTCAATAAAACTATGCATGTTgtgttgtttatatttataaggcTCTTTTTTAACATTGATGTAGGTCTTTATATAGGGTGTCCCAAAATTTACGCAAGATTTGAATTTGCCGCCATTTGTGCAGTGAAGTGTTGGCAACCCtgaaaaaaaagcaatttgaCAGCTAACAGTATAGGGTTATTAAAAATGGAGCGTTACTCGATAGAACAACgtgtctttattattaaagaatatttcaaaaatagtgAAAGCTTGGCTGCAGTTcgaaaatttcatacaaaagtTCGGAGAACCCACATGTGATTGTCGAAAAACAAATGCATTCACAACGCGTGACTGTATGGTGTGGATGTTGTGCTGGAAgcattaatttttcaattaatctcTTCACAGTTGACAAAGTTAAAACACTATTCCGACcttattttgtatgaaattttcgAACTGCAGCCGCCAAGCTTTcactatttttgaaatattttttaataatgaagacACGTTGTTCTATCAAGTAACGCTCCATTTTTAATAACCCTATACTGTTAGCTGtcaaattgcttttttttcaGGGTTGCCAACACTTCACTGCACAAATGGCGGCAAATTCAAATCTTGCGTTAATTTTGGGACACCCTATATAAGCTAACtgattttataactatttatgagattttacACAGAAATACTGTTCTCTGATCTCAGTAACGCAAAATCTAGATCAGTATTAGCCTTATAGAATGAAAGGAATAGAAatgacaaataattaaattatctttgcTTATGACTATGAGGCTtgaagtggttattgtaatcTTCCAAAAACCActcgttatttaaaaatatcttgtgtacaattaactttttatcataatattataacatcCCTGTTTATTGGAAACACAGCTCTATATTTATGTCATGTCTTAAGTAGccatttaaatatatctagtCGATATAAAGCGAGTGATACAAACATGTAATTATCATATCAATTCACTTTATACACAAACGATGCCAGAATAAGTTATGAATTGACtatgttacttttatttgcatgtaCATATGTTGGTCTCGTATTTTAAAGCTACGAAGATTACtgttgaaaaaaaaggtaTATTTAGGATGGACGTTCAAGAAATGAACGTAAGAAACCTACTGGACATTCCGGTAATAAGACCTGACGTGCCGAGAGggttaatttttaacattaaatcgtttaacaaaaaaaaatcaagcgACGTCGCCTGTGGTACATACGAAGTCGTGCCGGACAAGTTTATAACACTCGTAACCGTACCTGTACGTAGGATTTATAAAGATAATGTATACCATTTTTAttatcggttcagtatttcCAATGATTACCCCTTATAAAACAACGATCACTTATGACCACTTTAAATTAGTTGTAGTTCCCACTCGTAGGAACTTCCAGAAAAAATCCtatataatttctaaataagaaataaaataggaaATAGCCTATATCAATTCAAAaagtctattctatatatgttccaaattttatgaaaatcagtccagtagttattgagtttatttgtttcatataagaatataaatcttttctccttattaataaaaataacaattattaaaaatgtatctttCAACAATGTACTTATACATGCACGCCATGTCGACTTAGCCATTGGCTGATTAACAGTGTGTGCTTTAGTTAGCCTCTCATTCGATGTTACTGAACTTTGCATTCAATTTGCAAGTTGGAACCAGCTCACCGATAGTCGGAGgggaataatttgtttaatgagACCGAAGCTTAAATCTAAGCTTTGACTGTTCATGTTAGTTGCAGGGATGTTTCTCTATCTACGTTCTagaatagacaatttattgAAACTTTTCAAACTTACAAACAAAGCAGGAGTGATGTATAGAAACGTTCAAGAAATGAACGTAAGAAACCTACTGGACATTccggtaaaaaaaatcaagcgACGTCGCCTGTGGTACATACGAAGTCGTGGTGGACAAGTTTATAACACTCGTAACCGTACCCGTACGTAGGATTTATAAAGATAATGTATACCATTGTATCCTTTGGTGGTCTATGATAGTCAAGACTTATAAGTCTTGACTATCAAAGACCACCAAAGGAAAAATCTTCTAACAGGCTAGCTGTTACCGTaactccgacgatgttgagtcggaggttgtatttttGCTCCAATTCCAATTTGtggaaattttgcatacacgATTTAGAATAATCTACTGCGATTGGCTCAACTTTGTTG belongs to Amyelois transitella isolate CPQ chromosome 10, ilAmyTran1.1, whole genome shotgun sequence and includes:
- the LOC132902172 gene encoding odorant receptor Or1-like; amino-acid sequence: MKNNYNKVEPIAVDYSKSCMQNFHKLELEQKYNLRLNIVGVTNRHEPEKVTEVMCLFLTVTDYLYKVAVLWIKHDEIEEIIEITKGPIFNQGEMEHKPLLMNTVRESLLVVGFYNCMGLFTCMLWSIRPILERFNGKVDLPIWLPYNPDQNPHFYVTIFYMWIQISMFAIANSLIDGLIAFFLEQCKTQITIIKLDLQSLVAKCELEKKKSSAHFSDILETKLKKIIIHHREIVTMAGKVQDIFGNAVFYQFVSSGLILCTSAYTMTTADPASLEFISMVFYIMCMLIQLLFYCYYGSKLTYESDKLMEFSYATDWLSFSVKHRRTLIIFMERIKYPIKPTVGALIPLSNNTFVSIVRSSYTLYTILKNSQNTSAN